TTTTTGCCACAAAAACTAAATTTAAATGAAATTGACGAAAGTAAAAATGCACTTTCAAAACTGAACTCAAAAATCGAAAACATTCACAAATTCAACCTTCCCGAAAGTGGCGACAAAAGAATTATTCTGGAAATTAAGAAAAATAAAAAAACTGACGAAAAATATCCAAGAAAAACTGGAATTCCAGCAAAAAAGCCACTTTAAAATTTTTTAAAAAAGAAAAAACTATCCCAAAAAATTTTTTGAGATAGTTCTTTTTTTATTTTTATTATCTTCTTTTTGCTCTAGGTTCTCTTTTTACATAAACTTTTTTTGATTTTTTAGCTTTTTTAGCTTGTCTTATCGCCGCTTTACTTTTCATAGTTGAAATGATTTTTCTAGGTTCTTTTTTTACATAAACTTTTCTCGCTGAAAAAGAAACTGCTGAAAAACTCAATACTCCCAAAACTAATAACGATTTTTTTATGATATTTTTCATTTTATCATCTCCAATCAAAATTTTTCACATTATAGCACTTTTTTATCTAGAAATCAAAATTTTTCTATTTTTTATAGTAATTTGAACTCATTTTTTAATATTTTTCAAAATATTTCTTATTTCTATCAAAATTCTGATGTTTAGTATCCTTATCAGAAATTGTCAATTCACTAGGAGCAATCCCAAATTCCTCAAACGACTTTTTATTATATGTTTCCAAGAAAAATCCTCTTTCATCTCCAAAAACTTTTGGCTGAATTACTACCAAATCTTTTATTGGTGTTTTAATTACTTCAAAATTATTCATAATTTTCTTGTATGACATTATAACAAATGCCATATTCTCCTTTCTTTTTTATTTTGTTTCATTGTTTTATAAAAACTACTATTTTTTATTTTTTTAATCTTTAACCCTTTTTATAGCAAAATCCTTCTTCTAAATCTAAAATCAAAAAATTATAATTTATAAAAATTCAAAACTTCGTTAGTGAACTACTCCCGCTTTTAGAAGCGGAGCTTCTTGGGAAGTATCTGCTTTTGTTAGCCAAATATATTTACCAAACTCTTCGGGTAGTTCCTACCCTGTCTTCTTTTATTTTCTTAATATTCCAACATTAATTTTCCAATATCTCTTATATTCATTGCCGCATTGTAATCTCTATCAATCTCAATTCCACAGCACTCACATTTATAACTTCTTTCTGATAATTTCAGTTCCTCTTTAACATTTCCACATTTACTGCAAGTTTTCGAAGACGGAAACCACTTATCTATTTTTAAAAATTGTTTTCCTAAAAACATCAACTTGTACTCAAGCATCCTCAAAAACATTCCCCATCCATTATCTCCTACACTTTTCCCAAAATTTAATGCCTGGCTCATCCCTTTCATATTCAAATTTTCAACAACTACAGCATTATACGCTTCAGACAAATTTTTCGATAATTTATAATGTATTATTTTTACTTAATTCTAATAATTGATAATTTAATGCTTGAACTTGATTATATTGTTGCTTTATTTGTTCTTCTAAATGATTTATAAATTTTTCTTTATTCTCTAATTGAAATTATAAATTTTTCACTTCATTTTGTAATTATAATTGTAAATTGTAATTTACATTACAATCATTTTTTTTATTTTTTTAATTATAAAAATATTTCCACTTTCATCTTCAACTTTTTCAATAACCCCTTTATTTATGCGATTATAAAAAGTTTTCAAAGATTTTATTCCATATTTTTTTGTAATATTCTATTGTAATTTTTACACTCATAATTACAATTCATTTTTTATTATACTTTATAAATATTTTCTTACGACTATTTCAACAACCTTATTCCCTTTATCACTAACAATATATTTACCTTTAGTATTATTAAAAGTATTAATAAAATTATCTTTTTTAAGTTCTTGCATTATTTTATTAGTTTTATTTTTAGAAAAATGTAAACTATCTGCTATTTCTTGTTGTGATAATGCTATATATTTATTATTTTTTATTTCTATTTGATTGTCATATAAAAATTTTAATAACTTATATTTATCGTTAGTAAAATCAACTAAATTTATCAAAATAATCACATCCTTTTTTATATTATTAGAATATATTTGATTAAAATTGTCTATAAAAAAATATCATAATAGTGTATTTTATAAAAATATTATAAATAAAAATAGGATTAAAAAATTAAAATCCTATTTTCACAATCTTTTATATGTATTTTGTTGTAAAATGTATTGTAATATGCTATTTTAAAGTGTTTTTATTATCCCTTGTTAAACGGAATATATAAAAATAATTTTATTAATCTTCTTTGAAATTCTATTTTTTCTTGCTAAACTCTTTCTCAAATGAACTCAAATCCATATTTTTCAACACTCTCTCAAGTAAAAGTGGCAATTTTTCAGGATTACAAGCAAAACATGGAATTCCAAGTGAAGCAATTTTTCCAGACATTTGTGAATCATAATAAGGTTTTCCATCTCCAGATATTGCTAAAAGGCAAACTACTATTACTCCCGAATCTTTCATTTCTTGTAATCTTCTTAACATTTCACCACGATTCCCACCTTCAATTAAATCAGAAATTAGAAAAAATATTGTTTTTTTCGGATTTTCAATATATTTTGTACAATATTTAATTGATTTATTGATATTTGTTCCACCACCTAGCTGAAATCCGTATAATAAATCAACTGGATCATCTGATTTTTCTGTCAAATCCACAATTTCAGTATCAAAAGCTACCACACGTGTTTTCAGTGAAGCTATACTCGCTAAAATACACGCCATTACTGAAGAATAAATTACAGATTCTCCCATAGATCCACTTTGGTCAATATCCAAAATGACTGTAAATTTACTCGTTGGATTAACGCTTGCTCTCTCAAAAAAATAATAATGCTCTGGAACAATTTTTTTTAATTCTCTGTTGTAATTTTTTATCCCTCTTCGTATCGTTG
This genomic stretch from Leptotrichia sp. oral taxon 218 harbors:
- a CDS encoding RNA-guided endonuclease InsQ/TnpB family protein codes for the protein MIHYKLSKNLSEAYNAVVVENLNMKGMSQALNFGKSVGDNGWGMFLRMLEYKLMFLGKQFLKIDKWFPSSKTCSKCGNVKEELKLSERSYKCECCGIEIDRDYNAAMNIRDIGKLMLEY
- a CDS encoding VWA domain-containing protein, translating into MDYKEDIKRWRLILGKDTEEEFSSMDSEAIPSFTEEDWLMDKALDAIYNPTGQFMGGDSAGRGPSNPQISRWLGDVRTLFDKELVKIIQTDAMERCGLKQLLFEPEILDQVEPNINLASTIMLLKEQIPQKSKESVRNFIKKIVEEINKLLESDIRRAVRAALNKKQHSPIPSASSLDFKTTIRRGIKNYNRELKKIVPEHYYFFERASVNPTSKFTVILDIDQSGSMGESVIYSSVMACILASIASLKTRVVAFDTEIVDLTEKSDDPVDLLYGFQLGGGTNINKSIKYCTKYIENPKKTIFFLISDLIEGGNRGEMLRRLQEMKDSGVIVVCLLAISGDGKPYYDSQMSGKIASLGIPCFACNPEKLPLLLERVLKNMDLSSFEKEFSKKK